Proteins from a single region of Allocatelliglobosispora scoriae:
- a CDS encoding helix-turn-helix transcriptional regulator — translation MPELCEDLDITRSTYYDWRRTGKAPRSRRLPNGSIRIDRDVYEAWLDTLIEEDN, via the coding sequence ATTCCCGAGCTGTGCGAGGACCTCGACATCACACGATCCACGTACTACGACTGGCGCCGCACCGGGAAAGCGCCGCGCAGCCGGCGGCTGCCGAACGGATCGATCCGGATCGACCGCGATGTGTATGAGGCGTGGCTCGACACCCTGATCGAAGAGGACAATTAG